Proteins from one Pseudodesulfovibrio hydrargyri genomic window:
- a CDS encoding tetratricopeptide repeat protein, whose amino-acid sequence MGWNIFNRKKAQGALLDRVRMSGNGESPPVQDTRAAIEELSKVVQNDPEAVEIYLALGSLYRSQGEIERAIQIRNSLIVRPGLDREFKARAWFELGRDFRRAGFLDRAEKAFHEARSLGQDPISIHREMARLTAERGDFEKAAESYGQLDLPLPQAHYLVRLAKDRFAEGNVSQGNRALRHAIRAYPGSVEAWLEQMTQAYKAGNAGKVGDVLAQALERLAPELRFVLFEGLLLALDQAEKARVNSFGEETEWSRACPDEKVVEAVVPVIETQEPDVLLLYYGAMLLLRVEDTDNARSWCEKALMLNADFWQARLELFDLSRADQTLTPFFKEQLSFFLGRARRVRRFFCRHCGLKRDQVFFNCPRCHSWHSIAFRTDITE is encoded by the coding sequence ATGGGCTGGAACATCTTCAACCGCAAAAAGGCGCAAGGCGCCCTCCTGGACCGGGTCCGTATGTCGGGCAACGGCGAGTCTCCCCCTGTGCAGGACACCCGCGCGGCCATCGAGGAACTCAGCAAGGTCGTCCAGAACGACCCCGAAGCGGTTGAAATCTACCTCGCGCTCGGCAGCCTGTACCGTTCACAGGGCGAGATCGAGCGCGCCATCCAGATCAGAAACAGCCTTATCGTCAGGCCGGGGCTGGACCGCGAGTTCAAGGCCCGCGCCTGGTTCGAACTGGGCCGGGACTTCCGTCGCGCCGGGTTCCTGGACCGGGCGGAAAAGGCCTTTCACGAGGCTCGCTCCCTGGGGCAGGACCCCATCTCCATCCACCGGGAGATGGCCCGGCTCACGGCCGAGCGCGGTGACTTCGAGAAGGCCGCCGAATCCTACGGCCAGCTCGACCTGCCCCTGCCCCAGGCGCACTATCTGGTCCGCCTGGCCAAGGACCGTTTCGCCGAGGGCAACGTTTCCCAGGGCAACCGCGCCCTGCGTCACGCCATCCGGGCCTATCCCGGTTCGGTGGAGGCCTGGCTCGAGCAGATGACCCAGGCCTACAAGGCGGGCAATGCTGGCAAGGTCGGCGACGTCCTGGCCCAGGCCCTGGAACGTCTGGCCCCGGAACTGCGCTTCGTCCTGTTCGAAGGGCTGTTGTTGGCCCTCGATCAGGCGGAAAAGGCCCGGGTCAACTCCTTCGGCGAGGAAACCGAGTGGTCCAGGGCGTGCCCGGACGAGAAGGTGGTCGAGGCGGTGGTGCCCGTCATCGAGACCCAGGAGCCGGACGTTCTGCTGCTCTATTACGGTGCCATGCTCCTGCTGCGGGTCGAGGACACGGACAACGCCCGGTCCTGGTGCGAGAAGGCGCTCATGCTCAACGCCGATTTCTGGCAGGCCCGCCTGGAGCTTTTCGACCTCTCCAGGGCCGACCAGACGCTGACGCCCTTTTTCAAGGAGCAGCTTTCCTTTTTCCTCGGCCGGGCCCGGCGGGTCCGGCGATTCTTCTGCCGCCACTGCGGCCTGAAGCGCGACCAGGTATTCTTCAACTGTCCGCGCTGCCACAGCTGGCATTCCATTGCCTTTCGAACCGACATCACCGAATAA
- a CDS encoding lipopolysaccharide assembly protein LapA domain-containing protein encodes MRFIKVLFLLALFVFSIFFFSQNNDVLLQELTLILDIPYVATLHSIPLPFGFLILLAFVAGSLLTLIYFAVDKFRGASKLKECRTRMASLEQELNSLRNMPISEEPSYASTETTKEEDAL; translated from the coding sequence ATGCGTTTTATCAAGGTCCTGTTTCTGTTAGCGCTTTTCGTCTTTTCCATCTTTTTCTTCAGCCAGAACAACGATGTCCTGCTGCAGGAACTGACGCTGATCCTCGATATTCCCTATGTGGCCACCCTGCACTCCATTCCCCTGCCCTTCGGCTTCCTGATCCTGCTCGCCTTCGTGGCCGGCTCGCTGCTGACCCTGATCTATTTCGCGGTGGACAAGTTCCGCGGCGCCTCCAAGCTCAAGGAATGCCGCACCCGCATGGCCAGCCTGGAGCAGGAGCTCAATTCCCTGCGCAACATGCCTATCAGCGAGGAGCCCTCCTACGCCTCCACCGAAACCACTAAGGAAGAGGACGCCCTCTAG
- the lysA gene encoding diaminopimelate decarboxylase encodes MHHFEHRDGVLFAEEVSVTELAKQYGTPLYIYSAATFKRHFKAFDSAFDELDHLTCFSVKANSNLSVLKMLAREGAGMDIVSGGELYRALQAGVDASRIVYSGVGKRDSEIRDALEARILMFNVESMAELERINQVAGEMGTTARVSFRINPDVDPQTHPYISTGMQKNKFGLDIDLSMEAYKRAAELENIEPVGMDCHIGSQLTSLDPFLEALDKLLAFHARLKDIGIEIKYLDLGGGLGIPYNEEEPPHPAEFGKALSDKLKGLQLKVILEPGRVIAGNAGILVTEVVYTKSNPTKNFLIVDAAMNDLIRPSLYGSYHRIEEVEQKGREPKVFDVVGPICESGDFLARDRELPAVKQGERLVCYSAGAYGFTMSSNYNSRPRACELLVDGDKVIVARRRETYDDLIMNEL; translated from the coding sequence ATGCATCATTTCGAACATCGGGACGGCGTGCTGTTTGCCGAAGAGGTGAGCGTCACGGAACTGGCCAAGCAGTACGGCACCCCGCTCTATATCTATTCCGCGGCGACCTTCAAGCGCCATTTCAAGGCCTTTGATTCCGCCTTTGACGAGCTTGACCATCTGACCTGCTTTTCGGTCAAGGCCAACTCCAACCTGTCCGTGCTCAAGATGCTGGCCCGGGAAGGCGCGGGCATGGACATCGTCTCCGGCGGCGAACTCTACCGCGCCCTTCAGGCCGGCGTGGATGCCAGCCGCATCGTCTATTCCGGCGTGGGAAAGCGTGACTCCGAGATTCGCGATGCCCTGGAGGCCCGCATCCTCATGTTCAACGTGGAGTCCATGGCCGAACTGGAGAGGATCAACCAGGTTGCCGGGGAAATGGGCACCACCGCGCGCGTCAGCTTCCGCATCAACCCGGACGTGGACCCGCAGACCCACCCGTACATCTCCACCGGCATGCAGAAGAACAAGTTCGGCCTGGACATCGACCTGTCCATGGAGGCCTACAAGCGGGCCGCCGAACTCGAGAACATCGAGCCCGTGGGCATGGACTGCCACATCGGCTCCCAGCTGACCAGCCTTGACCCGTTCCTTGAGGCCCTGGACAAGCTTCTGGCCTTCCACGCTCGGCTCAAGGACATCGGCATCGAGATCAAGTACCTGGACCTGGGCGGCGGCCTGGGCATCCCCTACAACGAGGAGGAGCCGCCACACCCCGCCGAGTTCGGCAAGGCGCTGAGCGACAAGCTCAAGGGGCTGCAGCTCAAGGTCATCCTGGAACCGGGCCGGGTCATCGCGGGTAACGCGGGTATCCTGGTCACCGAGGTGGTCTACACCAAGTCCAACCCGACCAAGAATTTCCTGATCGTGGACGCGGCCATGAACGACCTGATCCGGCCGAGCCTGTACGGCTCCTACCATCGCATCGAGGAAGTGGAGCAAAAGGGCCGCGAGCCCAAGGTCTTTGACGTGGTCGGTCCCATCTGCGAGTCCGGCGACTTCCTGGCCCGCGACCGTGAGCTGCCCGCCGTGAAACAGGGCGAGCGGCTGGTCTGCTACTCGGCCGGGGCCTACGGCTTCACCATGTCGTCCAACTACAACTCCAGGCCGCGCGCCTGCGAACTGCTCGTGGACGGCGACAAGGTCATTGTCGCCCGCAGGCGAGAGACGTATGATGATCTCATAATGAACGAACTCTAG
- a CDS encoding CBS domain-containing protein yields MKNKQEKIQAPTVITAHANADFDALGAMVAASKLYPGAVLIFPGSQESSLRNFFIESTTYLFNFKAFKDIEPESVKLLVVVDTRQRSRIPHVRSVLDNEGLRIHLYDHHPDSEEDLPAEKSVVREWGSTTTIITHEIMARGLTLNTEEATLLGIGIYEDTGSFGFNTTTPRDFEAAGWLKSQGMDIEVITDLLSHELSAEQVTYLGELFKNAKTYDIHGVDVVITEMSTDKFVPDFALLVHKLMDMEKIKVVFALGRMADRIHLVARSKNPDVNVGRICSSLGGGGHDAAASATVKDRTLAEVRDDLFALFYSQINPQIVVESLMSRPPVVIEGDKTMADALELMSRYGLKDVPVVERDSMRCIGIIGQQIADKAVSHHLDGVGLSEYMTRTFETVEAKTDLYRVMEIILSNRQRMLPVVENGDLVGVITRTDLMNMLIEEPARIPDSLMPDHRRERNIAAQVKNRLPQRMLDLLKEAGELGAEIGWEVYAVGGFVRDILLGRPNLDLDLVVEGDGITFAKRFAAKLGGRVKAHSKFKTAVVILDDGQRVDVATARLEYYEYPAALPTVELSSIKMDLYRRDFTVNALALRINPGRYGQLVDFFGAERDIRNRTIRVLHSLSFVEDPTRILRAIRFERRFDFQIGGQTMRLIKNALGLKLFSKLSGTRVMHELQSIMNEGDPLACLLRMQELGIMEAIHPLLSLDRERIQILTELVKVHNWYKLLYLDPAVVPWKLYILGMTAGIKRDEIGQVTGRLHFTQKEERDFLHLRDMIGEALMKLMGWKEGHSRLSRLYKILHPIPVEGILFLMARSRKEYIRRNISQYLARLQYVDIEVNGKDLKNIGIEPGPIYTTILDRLMTAKIDGRAETRHDQLNLAKKLNKELSASLESENGD; encoded by the coding sequence ATGAAAAATAAGCAGGAAAAGATACAGGCTCCGACCGTGATCACGGCCCACGCCAACGCGGACTTCGACGCCTTGGGGGCCATGGTCGCGGCCAGCAAGCTCTATCCGGGCGCGGTGCTCATCTTCCCGGGCAGCCAGGAATCCAGCCTGCGTAACTTCTTCATCGAGAGCACAACCTATCTCTTCAATTTCAAGGCCTTCAAGGACATCGAGCCCGAGTCCGTGAAGCTGCTGGTGGTCGTGGACACCCGCCAGCGGTCGCGCATTCCCCACGTCCGCTCCGTGCTGGACAACGAGGGGCTGCGCATCCACCTCTACGACCACCACCCGGACAGCGAAGAGGACCTGCCCGCCGAGAAGAGCGTGGTCCGCGAGTGGGGCTCCACCACGACCATCATCACGCACGAGATCATGGCGCGCGGCCTGACCCTGAATACGGAAGAGGCCACCCTGCTCGGCATCGGCATCTACGAGGACACCGGCTCCTTCGGCTTCAACACCACCACGCCCCGGGATTTCGAGGCCGCGGGCTGGCTCAAGTCCCAGGGCATGGACATCGAGGTCATCACCGACCTGCTGTCCCACGAACTGTCCGCCGAACAGGTCACCTATCTCGGCGAATTATTCAAGAACGCCAAGACCTACGACATTCACGGCGTGGACGTGGTTATCACCGAGATGTCCACGGACAAGTTCGTGCCCGACTTCGCCCTGCTGGTCCACAAGCTCATGGACATGGAAAAGATCAAGGTGGTCTTCGCCCTGGGACGCATGGCCGACCGCATCCACCTGGTGGCCCGGTCCAAGAACCCGGACGTCAACGTGGGCCGCATCTGTTCGTCCCTGGGCGGCGGCGGGCACGACGCGGCGGCCTCGGCCACGGTCAAGGACCGCACCCTGGCCGAGGTGCGCGACGACCTGTTCGCCCTGTTCTACTCCCAGATCAATCCGCAGATCGTGGTAGAATCCCTCATGTCCCGGCCGCCCGTGGTCATCGAGGGCGACAAGACCATGGCCGACGCCCTGGAACTGATGAGCCGCTACGGGCTCAAGGACGTGCCCGTGGTGGAAAGGGACAGCATGCGCTGCATCGGCATCATCGGCCAGCAGATCGCGGACAAGGCCGTCTCCCACCACCTGGACGGCGTGGGGTTGAGCGAATACATGACCAGAACGTTCGAGACCGTGGAGGCCAAGACCGATCTCTACCGGGTCATGGAGATCATCCTGAGCAACCGCCAGCGCATGCTGCCCGTGGTGGAAAACGGCGACTTGGTCGGTGTCATCACCCGCACGGACCTCATGAACATGCTCATCGAGGAGCCCGCGCGCATCCCGGATTCGCTCATGCCGGACCACCGCAGGGAGCGGAACATCGCGGCCCAGGTCAAGAACCGGCTGCCCCAGCGAATGCTCGATCTGCTCAAGGAAGCGGGCGAACTGGGTGCGGAGATCGGCTGGGAGGTCTACGCCGTGGGCGGCTTCGTGCGCGACATCCTGCTGGGTCGGCCCAACCTGGACCTGGACCTGGTGGTCGAGGGCGACGGCATCACCTTTGCCAAGCGGTTCGCGGCCAAGCTCGGGGGCCGGGTCAAGGCGCACTCCAAGTTCAAGACCGCCGTGGTCATCCTGGACGACGGCCAGCGGGTGGACGTGGCCACGGCCCGGCTGGAATATTACGAATACCCTGCCGCCCTGCCCACGGTTGAGCTCTCGTCCATCAAGATGGACCTGTACCGCCGCGATTTCACGGTCAACGCCCTGGCCCTGCGCATCAATCCGGGCCGCTACGGCCAGTTGGTGGACTTTTTCGGGGCCGAGCGGGACATCCGCAACCGGACCATCCGCGTGCTCCATTCCCTGAGCTTCGTGGAGGACCCCACCCGTATCCTGAGGGCCATCCGTTTCGAGCGGCGCTTCGACTTCCAGATCGGCGGCCAGACCATGCGGCTGATCAAAAATGCGCTCGGCCTCAAGCTGTTCAGCAAGCTCTCCGGGACCCGGGTCATGCACGAGTTGCAGTCGATCATGAACGAGGGCGACCCGCTGGCCTGTCTGCTGCGCATGCAGGAACTGGGCATCATGGAGGCCATCCACCCCCTGCTTTCCCTGGACAGGGAGCGGATTCAGATCCTGACCGAGCTGGTCAAGGTCCACAACTGGTACAAGCTCCTCTACCTGGACCCGGCCGTGGTCCCGTGGAAACTCTACATCCTGGGCATGACCGCGGGCATCAAGCGGGACGAGATCGGCCAGGTGACCGGGCGACTCCATTTCACCCAAAAGGAGGAGCGGGACTTCCTCCATCTGCGTGACATGATCGGCGAGGCGCTGATGAAGCTCATGGGCTGGAAGGAGGGGCATTCGCGCCTGAGCCGGCTGTACAAGATCCTCCATCCCATCCCGGTGGAGGGCATCCTGTTCCTCATGGCGCGCAGCCGCAAGGAATACATCCGGCGCAATATTTCCCAATACCTCGCGCGGTTGCAGTATGTCGACATCGAGGTCAACGGCAAGGATCTCAAGAATATCGGCATCGAACCCGGACCGATCTACACGACCATTCTGGACAGGCTGATGACCGCCAAGATCGACGGCCGGGCCGAAACCCGCCACGACCAATTGAATCTGGCGAAAAAATTGAATAAGGAATTGTCGGCGAGTCTTGAGAGCGAGAACGGAGACTAG
- the mutS gene encoding DNA mismatch repair protein MutS, translating into MLEQYLRFKEENPGCLLFFRMGDFYELFFEDAEVVSRAVQIALTSRNPNDENPIPMCGMPHHSVEPYLSQLLDKGYKIAICDQIEDPKEAKGLVKRDVTRVLTPGTVVEDSNLKSKANNYLGAFYWDSAKDAGGIAWLDFSTGQWSGLYSRKEPELWQWMVKINPSELLLPQGVKVPPQFGDLAGQVTGVAPGTFFDLAGARNRILEAQHAVDLDSLGLAGKNELVRACGALLTYLDQTQKGEFGHLGEFKPLNLGKHLLLDEVTERNLEIFRRLDGRTGLGTLWQVMDRTMTPMGGRLLEARLRQPWRNLAPIEKTQECVAFLFERDRLRADIRHGLDSVYDLERLSTRIFLGRANPKDFIALRRSLSQLPLLHTLLDGENLDAAPELKRIAGKWDAMDDLCSLLDAALVDSPPPVITDGGLFRKGYDPVLDELIELNEHGEDRLKALHRAELAKNDIPKLKLGFNKVFGYYFEVSKAYKGQVPDHFIRRQTLVNSERYITPELKEMEDRIISASEERKSLEYKLFQELRERLAKARSRFLFMADVVASLDYWQGLAEAARVNEWTRPVLHEGLDIEIEQGRHPVVEAAMGASNYIPGDLRMDEGRRILLITGPNMAGKSTVLRQVAIMTIMAQIGSFVPATSARIGLADRVFSRVGASDNLAQGHSTFMVEMTETARILRQATKRSLVILDEIGRGTSTYDGLSLAWAVVEELSTRAGGSVRTLFATHYHELTGLEGKIEGLRNLNIAVKEWKGDIVFLRRLVPGPADRSYGIEVARLAGVPRPVVERAREILAELEEKSQDSQAGGAVDRASQTLLPGFGAPPIKVDRELCEHPIITQLTDLDVDDMTPIQALMLLNQWKDMIKD; encoded by the coding sequence ATGCTCGAGCAGTACCTCCGCTTCAAGGAGGAGAATCCGGGCTGCCTGCTGTTCTTCCGCATGGGCGACTTCTACGAATTGTTTTTCGAGGACGCTGAGGTCGTGTCCCGGGCGGTCCAGATCGCCCTGACCAGCCGCAACCCCAACGACGAGAACCCCATTCCCATGTGCGGCATGCCCCACCATTCGGTGGAGCCGTACCTGAGCCAGTTGCTCGACAAGGGTTACAAGATCGCCATCTGCGATCAGATCGAAGACCCCAAGGAAGCCAAGGGGCTGGTCAAGCGCGACGTGACCCGCGTACTCACGCCCGGCACCGTGGTCGAGGATTCCAACCTCAAGTCCAAGGCCAACAACTACCTGGGCGCGTTCTACTGGGACAGCGCCAAGGACGCGGGGGGCATCGCCTGGTTGGACTTCTCCACGGGCCAGTGGTCCGGGCTGTACAGCCGCAAGGAGCCCGAGCTGTGGCAGTGGATGGTCAAGATCAACCCGAGCGAACTGCTCCTGCCCCAGGGCGTCAAGGTCCCGCCCCAGTTCGGCGACTTGGCGGGACAGGTCACGGGCGTGGCCCCGGGCACCTTCTTCGACCTGGCCGGGGCGCGCAACCGCATCCTCGAGGCCCAGCACGCGGTCGACCTGGACAGCCTCGGCCTGGCGGGCAAGAACGAACTGGTCCGGGCCTGCGGCGCCCTGCTCACCTACCTGGACCAGACCCAGAAGGGCGAGTTCGGCCACCTGGGCGAGTTCAAGCCGCTGAACCTCGGCAAGCATCTGCTGCTGGACGAGGTCACCGAGCGCAATCTCGAAATTTTTCGGCGGCTTGACGGCCGGACCGGGCTCGGTACCCTGTGGCAGGTCATGGATCGGACCATGACGCCCATGGGCGGCCGCCTGCTCGAGGCCCGTCTGCGCCAGCCGTGGCGCAACCTCGCGCCCATCGAGAAGACCCAGGAGTGCGTGGCCTTCCTGTTCGAGCGCGACCGGCTGCGCGCCGACATCCGTCACGGCCTGGATTCGGTCTATGACCTGGAACGGTTGTCCACGCGCATCTTCCTGGGCCGGGCCAACCCCAAGGATTTCATCGCCCTGCGCCGCAGCCTGTCCCAGCTTCCCCTGCTCCACACCCTGCTGGACGGGGAGAACCTGGACGCGGCCCCGGAGCTCAAGCGCATCGCTGGCAAGTGGGACGCCATGGACGACCTGTGCTCCCTGCTCGACGCCGCCCTGGTGGACAGCCCCCCGCCCGTGATCACGGACGGCGGCCTGTTCCGCAAGGGGTACGACCCGGTGCTCGACGAACTCATCGAGCTCAATGAGCACGGCGAGGACCGGCTCAAGGCCCTGCACCGAGCGGAACTGGCCAAGAACGACATCCCCAAGCTGAAGCTCGGCTTCAACAAGGTCTTCGGCTACTATTTCGAGGTCTCCAAGGCGTACAAGGGCCAGGTTCCGGACCATTTCATCCGCCGCCAGACCCTGGTCAACAGCGAGCGTTACATCACTCCGGAACTCAAGGAGATGGAGGACCGGATCATCTCCGCGTCTGAAGAACGCAAGAGCTTGGAATACAAGCTGTTCCAGGAGCTGCGCGAACGCCTGGCCAAAGCCCGCTCCCGGTTCCTGTTCATGGCCGACGTGGTCGCCTCCCTGGACTACTGGCAGGGGCTGGCCGAGGCCGCGCGGGTCAACGAGTGGACCCGCCCCGTCCTGCACGAGGGACTGGACATCGAGATCGAGCAGGGACGTCACCCGGTGGTCGAGGCGGCCATGGGCGCGTCCAACTATATCCCCGGCGACCTGCGCATGGACGAGGGCCGCCGCATCCTGCTCATCACCGGCCCGAACATGGCCGGTAAGTCCACGGTCCTGCGCCAGGTGGCCATCATGACCATCATGGCCCAGATCGGCTCTTTCGTCCCGGCCACCAGTGCGCGCATCGGGTTGGCGGACCGCGTCTTCTCCCGCGTGGGGGCCTCTGACAACCTGGCCCAGGGCCACTCCACCTTCATGGTCGAGATGACCGAGACAGCGCGTATCCTCCGGCAGGCCACCAAAAGGAGTCTGGTCATCCTGGACGAGATCGGGCGCGGCACCAGCACCTACGACGGCCTGTCCCTTGCCTGGGCCGTGGTCGAGGAGCTGTCCACCCGCGCGGGCGGCTCGGTGCGCACCCTGTTCGCCACCCACTACCACGAGTTGACCGGCCTGGAAGGCAAGATCGAAGGGCTGCGCAACCTGAACATCGCGGTCAAGGAATGGAAAGGGGATATTGTTTTTTTACGCAGGCTTGTTCCCGGTCCGGCCGACCGCAGCTACGGCATCGAGGTGGCCCGCCTGGCAGGCGTGCCCCGCCCCGTGGTCGAGCGCGCCCGGGAAATCCTTGCGGAACTGGAAGAAAAATCGCAGGATAGCCAGGCTGGCGGGGCCGTGGACCGGGCGTCCCAGACCCTGCTGCCCGGCTTCGGCGCGCCCCCCATCAAGGTGGACCGCGAGCTGTGCGAACACCCGATCATCACCCAGCTCACGGACCTGGACGTGGACGACATGACCCCCATCCAGGCGCTGATGCTGCTCAATCAGTGGAAGGACATGATCAAGGACTGA
- a CDS encoding HIT family protein: MDVLWAPWRLEYILGPKPEECVFCIPEGTDEDEERCILARGEHCFVIMNKFPYNNGHLMVTPYRHVSNLTDLTLEESNDCMLWIRRSVQVLEDAFTPHGINMGLNLGEAAGSGIAQHMHFQIVPRWNGDASFMAVFGETTVIPEHLSSTYSRLKPLFDAITA, encoded by the coding sequence ATGGATGTCTTGTGGGCGCCCTGGCGTCTTGAATATATTCTCGGACCCAAACCCGAGGAGTGCGTATTCTGTATTCCCGAGGGCACGGACGAGGACGAGGAGCGGTGCATTCTCGCCCGTGGCGAGCATTGTTTCGTGATCATGAACAAGTTCCCGTACAACAACGGGCACCTCATGGTCACCCCCTACCGTCATGTGAGCAACCTGACGGATTTGACTTTGGAAGAGTCCAACGACTGCATGTTGTGGATCAGGCGGAGCGTCCAGGTGTTGGAAGACGCCTTCACCCCCCACGGGATCAACATGGGACTCAATCTGGGCGAGGCGGCCGGCTCCGGCATCGCCCAGCACATGCATTTTCAGATTGTTCCCCGCTGGAACGGGGACGCTTCGTTTATGGCCGTCTTCGGCGAGACCACGGTCATCCCCGAACACCTGTCCTCAACCTACAGCCGCCTCAAGCCGCTGTTCGATGCAATCACCGCTTAA